The segment CCATTACTTTCGATCTATACACTAGACCACTTGTAAAGCTAAAACAACACGTGAATGTTGATATTCACTTAATGATTTACACCGTTTATGATAATGCTTAAACGTATTTTGTTGAATATTCCGGAtcagaaaatgtttaaaataaaataaaattaaaccaatcaTTAGCTGATTCATGAAATTAgtgtttttctattttgaatcGTTTTGCAGCTGGCCCATTTTCAGCGCTGCTTCTTTCCTCCGCGGGCTCCTGCTTGATTCTGCCAGTCGAGCTGAtggaattttgcaaattgccgTTTCTGTCATAGCTGCCAAGATTTTCTTGCGAATCCTGCCACTTCAGAACGTCGTCTGTGGAAATTGATGCAAGAAAGTGAAACTTATTCGCTTCAAAAAGACAATTCGTTACCCAAAAGGCGGATGTATTTGATGGCCATCctcaaaatttcgtttttactCAGCTTCTTGTCAGGAGGGTGGGTGGGCACGAGCTTCCTCAGCTCAGCGTATGCGCTAGTCACGTTCTGCTGACGCCACCTCTCCCTGCtattagtgaaaattttgcgcaCAAGCCTCGGTGGTCCTGTTCCTAATGGAATGGGCAAGCCGGAAGCTGcgttaaaaagataatttttcatcagtgGCCATGatcattaaatataatattaatgcaggcttttaatgaaaatttatctaaCGCAGCTTTGAAATCCGTGACGGAAAATACtcataatgtttaaaattctctttgatttaaattttttcagagaaATTTTTAGCACATATCATATATTGATCTTGTGATCCTGCGTTGAGCTCTGCATGTTGTCGACCAATGCAGTAGTGCATTGcgcgggtacaaattttcaacccaaacccgCACCGAACCCGCTTATTTCGTAACGCACCCAAACCACACCCatgtcttttttcaaaatttgaacccgcaccaaaccgcactacgccaacctagcgccaacccgcacccgcaatccgccatattggatttgcaaaatcaggACCCGtacccgcgggtttggtgcgggttttgcgggtcagtttatctttaaaatgtgtagtaatgaaatcaagaccacggaaaattaaatttcagattttgccaaattttacgTTAAATTAAACACGGCTTGAAGGCAAGTAGAGGGGTCACTTTGGTGCAGgcagaggggtcactttttggtgtataggggtcactttttggagtataggggtcattttttggtgcagtggggtcattttttagtgCAGAGAAGTCATTTTTTTGGTGcataggggtcactttttggtgcagaggggtcacttttttcagcataggggtcacttttttcagcaaaatgacccctccctatggaaaaaatgacccttccctatggaaaaaaagacccctccctatggaaaaaattgacccctccctatggaaaaaatgacccctccctatggaaaaaatgacccctccctatggaaaaattgacccctccctagggaaaaaaatgacccctccctagggaacaaaatgacccctccctagggaaaaaattgacccctccctatggaaaaaaatgacccctccctagggaaaaaaatgacccctacctagggaaaaaatgacccctacctacggaaaaaatgacccctccctagggaaaaaattgacccctccctatggaaaaaaaatgacccctccctagggaaaaaattgacccctccctagggaaaaaaatgacccctccctagggaaaaaatgacccctccctatggaaaaaaatgacctctacctatggaaaaaaatgacccctacctagggaaaaaatgacccctacctagggaaaaaatgacccctccctttggaaaaaattgacccctccctatggaaaaaaatgacccctccctagggaaaaaattgacccctcc is part of the Cloeon dipterum chromosome 1, ieCloDipt1.1, whole genome shotgun sequence genome and harbors:
- the HLH3B gene encoding T-cell acute lymphocytic leukemia protein 1 homolog isoform X1; this encodes MVLDRVGSSRPLADDCPQQSLQPQQSPNGCSRAGLNGWSPGISSSIGGSSSDLSDLDEDLEEEGDEDDDLVSLGSRRSGKRSPRASNTPPGANSAAGSNVRASGLPIPLGTGPPRLVRKIFTNSRERWRQQNVTSAYAELRKLVPTHPPDKKLSKNEILRMAIKYIRLLDDVLKWQDSQENLGSYDRNGNLQNSISSTGRIKQEPAEERSSAENGPAAKRFKIEKH
- the HLH3B gene encoding helix-loop-helix protein 2 isoform X2: MVLDRVGSSRPLADDCPQQSLQPQQSPNGCSRAGLNGWSPGISSSIGGSSSDLSDLDEDLEEEGDEDDDLVSLGSRRSGKRSPRASNTPPGANSAAGSNVRGTGPPRLVRKIFTNSRERWRQQNVTSAYAELRKLVPTHPPDKKLSKNEILRMAIKYIRLLDDVLKWQDSQENLGSYDRNGNLQNSISSTGRIKQEPAEERSSAENGPAAKRFKIEKH